One genomic region from Osmerus mordax isolate fOsmMor3 chromosome 4, fOsmMor3.pri, whole genome shotgun sequence encodes:
- the b4galnt4a gene encoding N-acetyl-beta-glucosaminyl-glycoprotein 4-beta-N-acetylgalactosaminyltransferase 1 has protein sequence MEGGVMSGEPQTAFEDEPIIGGANAREHAHIRKFLSQRHKKLPWKPEFKGQANLHVFEDWCGSSTGQLRKNLHFPLYPHTRTTVKKLAVAPKWKNYGLRIFGFIHPYRDGDFQFSVSSDDNSELWLSPDDSPLNARLLVYVGRLGTEWTAPGEFNKFRSQSSKSVHLISSRRYYFEVLHKQDDKGSDHVEVGWRPFLPGLKYEVIDSAYISLYTDESSLKMNGVDHIPQTLASHIRPPRDHQGQDQGQVRGRGQAHSPGQGQDPGHSPASQHGADMLKPDPRDTFYSTPMIEASRLQNVLPACLYSPTYVVKDFPIARYQGLQFVYLSFVYPNDFTRLTHMERENKCFYRESPIYLEKFGFYKYMKMDEDDDDRPFFFPNPDDFLEEEEGVDPEDEAEIVGTQPPKRTSRPSQTSHTSRPVHLSDPTAPERGGEGEEVNRVVVRRERRHFPPRDGPAEEDRQRRRGFRASRKAGAPDGDSEGPEEALPPQTDSLVRGRSLSWIRTGPSELGPGRRGGAETPPKLSKSALLFPQKSSLSALASRAKQILSNSAHGNTRLRGGSNNNAAPGNDKEKKDENKIYITRPRPAKEREKEREEREERRERERERRGLVSRHPREVFPGVFLYQHGKTTRLVNLSSRPRAGPGGAGGRGLVSAPQLWPKPPTREGKSPGHNSSRQGVVERAASRAAAVRPPGSERKRGELQAPGREADYVAALPNRGGTVAPLLPHGDPPPPPATHPGFNSSDNVLHVEARVTSYLRTSEITESEQQVDPDPNLHPRDSDPNPDPDPDPDPDPDADPDIEPDPNRSNPEQEREPEEGGVSDYSYEEAEARPGWAEESINWQRTFSVNPMDFELLRSDWNDLRCNVSGNLQLAESEVVDVLAQYMEKLNERNGGIYTLLRIINVEKRRDSARGNRYLVELELMERGRSVVRLSEYIYLLLHRGRLGDDSLENTDPLLCQPVMLQWRRDVMVHFVVPVKNQARWVQQFISDMEDLHRETKDDNFSIIVVDFESEDMDVEQALRDSTVPRYEYLRREGNFERSAGLQIGVDTIEDNHSIVFLCDLHIHFPSNILESIRKHCVEGRLAFAPIVMRLGCGSSPLEPDGYWEVNGFGLFGIYKSDFDKIGGMNTEEFKDRWGGEDWELLDRVLQNGLEVERLRLRNFFHYYHSKRGMWNTQNKKTPKG, from the exons ATGGAAGGAGGAGTCATGTCTGGTGAGCCTCAGACTGCTTTT GAAGATGAGCCAATCATTGGTGGAGCCAATGCCAGGGAACACGCCCACATCAGGAAGTTCCTTAGCCAGCGCCACAAGAAGTTGCCATGGAAACCTGAG TTCAAAGGTCAGGCCAACCTGCATGTGTTTGAGGACTGGTGTGGCTCCTCGACAGGCCAGCTCAGGAAGAACCTGCACTTCCCCCTGTACCCACAT ACGAGGACCACAGTGAAGAAGCTGGCAGTGGCTCCTAAGTGGAAGAACTATGGCCTGCGGATCTTTGGCTTTATCCACCCTTACAGAGACG gtgacttccagttttcGGTGTCCTCTGATGACAACTCAGAGCTGTGGCTGAGCCCCGACGACAGCCCTCTGAACGCCCGGCTCCTGGTCTACGTAGGACGG CTCGGGACAGAGTGGACAGCTCCTGGGGAGTTCAACAAGTTTAGGTCCCAGTCCTCCAAGTCTGTGCA CCTCATCTCGTCCAGACGTTATTACTTTGAAGTTCTCCACAAGCAGGATGACAAGGGCTCAGACCACGTGGAGGTGGGG tgGCGTCCGTTCCTGCCTGGTCTGAAGTATGAGGTTATTGACTCCGCCTACATCTCCCTCTACACTG ACGAGTCTAGCCTGAAGATGAACGGTGTGGATCACATACCCCAGACTCTGGCCAGTCACATTCGCCCACCCAGAGATCATCAAGGTCAGGACCAGGGTCAGGTTCGAGGCCGGGGCCAGGCTCACAGTCCAGGCCAGGGTCAAGACCCAGGTCACAGCCCTGCCAGTCAGCATGGAGCTGACATGCTGAAGCCAGACCCCAGAGACACATTTTACAGCA CCCCCATGATTGAGGCCTCTCGTCTGCAAAACGTGCTACCGGCCTGTCTCTACTCCCCCACCTATGTGGTCAAAGACTTCCCAATCGCCAGATACCAGGGCCTGCAGTTT GTGTACCTTTCCTTCGTGTATCCCAACGACTTCACCCGCCTCACCcacatggagagggagaacaagTGCTTCTACAGGGAGTCGCCCATCTACCTGGAGAA GTTTGGTTTCTACAAGTACATGAAGATGGATGAGGACGACGACGACAGGCCTTTCTTCTTCCCCAACCCAGATG ATTtcctggaagaggaggaaggggtggatcCAGAGGACGAGGCCGAGATCGTGGGCACCCAGCCCCCCAAGAGGACGTCCCGCCCGAGCCAGACCAGCCACACCTCCAGACCCGTCCACCTCTCGGACCCCACCGCCCcggagcgggggggggagggggaggaggtcaaCCGCGTGGTGGTCCGCAGGGAGAGACGACACTTCCCCCCGAGAGATGGACCGGCGGAGGAGGACAGGCAAAGGCGGAGGGGGTTCCGCGCCTCCAGGAAGGCTGGGGCCCCCGATGGGGACAGCGAGGGGCCAGAGGaggccctgcccccccagacGGACAGCCTGGTGCGGGgccgctctctctcctggatCCGAACGGGGCCCTCGGAACTCGGCCCTGGCAGGAGGGGGGGCGCCGAGACCCCTCCCAAACTGAGCAAGTCCGCCCTGCTGTTCCCCCAGAAGAGCTCTCTCTCCGCCCTCGCCAGCCGCGCCAAGCAGATCCTCAGCAACTCCGCCCACGGGAATACCCGTCTCCGTGGCGGCAGCAACAACAACGCAGCCCCTGGCAACgacaaggagaagaaggacGAGAACAAGATCTACATCACCAGGCCGCGCCCtgccaaggagagggagaaggagcgggaggagagggaggagaggagagagagggagcgggagaggaggggtctGGTGTCTCGACACCCTAGAGAAGTCTTTCCCGGAGTTTTCCTCTACCAGCACGGTAAGACCACCAGATTGGTCAACCTCAGCTCCAGACCcagggcagggccagggggggcagggggaagggGCCTGGTGAGTGCCCCCCAGCTCTGGCCCAAACCCCCCACGAGAGAGGGCAAGTCTCCCGGTCACAACTCCAGCAGGCAGGGTGTGGTGGAGCGGGCGGCCAGCAGAGCGGCAGCAGTGAGACCCCCAGgcagtgagaggaagaggggagagctcCAGGCTCCAGGTAGAGAGGCTGATTACGTCGCTGCTCTGCCCAACAGAGGCGGCACTGTGGCCCCCTTGCTCCCACACggagacccccctcctcccccggccaCCCATCCAGGCTTCAACTCCTCAGACAATGTCCTCCATGTGGAGGCCAGGGTCACCTCCTACCTCAGAACCTCTGAGATCACAGAGTCCGAGCAGCAAGTCGACCCCGACCCTAACCTCCACCCCCGCGACTCTGACCCCAACCCAGACCCTGACCCCGACCCCGATCCCGACCCAGACGCCGACCCGGACATCGAACCCGACCCAAACCGGTCCAACCCGGAGCAGGAGCGCGAGCCGGAGGAGGGCGGGGTGTCGGACTACAGCTACGAGGAGGCGGAGGCTCGCCCGGGCTGGGCGGAGGAGAGCATCAACTGGCAGAGGACCTTCTCCGTCAACCCCATGGACTTTGAGCTGCTGCGCTCCGACTGGAACGACCTGCGCTGCAACGTGTCGGGGAACCTGCAGCTGGCGGAGAGCGAGGTGGTGGACGTGCTGGCGCAGTACATGGAGAAACTCAACGAGCGCAACGGAgg AATCTACACCCTGCTCCGCATCATCAACGTGGAGAAGCGGCGCGACTCGGCGCGGGGGAACCGCTacctggtggagctggagctgATGGAGCGGGGCCGCAGCGTGGTGCGCCTGTCCGAGTACATCTACCTCCTGCTGCACCGCGGGCGGCTGGGCGACGACAGCCTGGAGAACACCGAC CCCCTGCTGTGCCAGCCTGTCATGTTGCAGTGGAGGAGGGATGTGATGGTGCACTTTGTGGTGCCAg taAAGAACCAGGCTCGCTGGGTGCAGCAGTTCATCTCGGACATGGAGGACCTCCACCGCGAGACCAAGGACGACAACTTCAGCATCATCGTTGTCGACTTTGAGAGCGAAGACATGGATGTAGAGCAGGCCCTGAGAGACAGCACTgtacccag GTATGAgtatctgaggagagaggggaacttTGAACGTTCGGCTGGTCTACAGATTGGAGTGGACACAATAGAG GACAACCACAGCATCGTGTTCCTGTGTGACCTGCACATCCACTTCCCCTCCAACATCCTGGAGAGCATCAGAAAGCACTGTGTGGAGGGGCGTCTGGCCTTCGCCCCCATCGTCATGAGACTGGGCTGTGGCAGCTCCCCCCTGGAGCCcgacg GTTACTGGGAGGTTAATGGCTTTGGCCTTTTTGGCATCTATAAGTCCGACTTTGACAAGATTGGAGGGATGAACACGGAGGAGTTCAAGGAccgctgggggggagaggactgGGAACTACTGGACAG ggTGCTGCAGAACGGTCTAGAGGTGGAGAGACTCCGACTAAGGAACTTCTTCCACTACTACCACTCTAAACGTGGCATGTGGAACACCCAGAACAAGAAGACTCCCAAAGGATAG